The Flavobacteriales bacterium genomic sequence TGTAGTCAATGTCAGCTGCCAGTGGTCTTTCCTCAAGATGTAGTTGGAACATCGCTTTACGCGCTTCCATATCCGGCGGCGGAAGAAAGATCACTTTGTCCATTCGACCTGCCCGCAACACGGCTGGATCAATAAGGTCGGGGCGGTTCGTTGCGGCGATCATGAATACACCATCCTTGCTGCAATTACCCATCTGAACCAGAAACTCGTTCACTTCGGACGCATAACTGTGTCCAAGATTATTGTCCCGGTTGGGCATCATGGCATCCAGTTCATCGAAGAACAACACGGTCGGTGCGTTTCCCTTGCATCCTTGAACAGCTCTCCGATCTTCTCTTGCGTTCCATGGACATAAATGCTCGCCAGGTCAGATGGTTTGACATACCTGAAATTGAGTCCAGCTTCTTCAGCGAATTTCTCAGCAATGAACGTCTTCCCACACCCTGGTGGTCCGTAAAGCAAAGCCCGTTCGGATCGGGATGCCATAGGCCTCATATCCGTCACGCTCCTTCAACGCTTCGATTACGTCTCGCAGCAGGAGCTGCTTCATCTCTCCATCCCGGCAACAGCATCAAAGCCACGCTTTAGTTTACGCACGGTTCGCTTTGGCACATTGGACCCTGCGCTACCCTGATCAACATTGCCTTGTCCATGATCGCGCTCCAGCCCCTTCTTCTTCATCGCAGCAAAGAACTCACCTGCGGTTCCGTATCTCACGGTAGGCGACAAGCTCAAAGCCATTTGTAGAGCTTTCAAGTCGTTCTCATCAATGGTCAGTCCAGATTGCCACTGGGGGTACTTCAGCTTGTTCTTCCTTTCCTTGCAAGTGCTGAGTGGATATCACTACGCTGCGCTTGGTATTGGGAGATGTTCAGGTACCAAGGAGGAATACCGAAGAGCATATGATAATACAGCACTCCAGCCGCGAACACATCAGCCGATGGACCGCTCTCGCCGTCAAAGCACTCAGGAGCGAGGTAGTAAGGATCGTGTCCTTGTTTCGGCCGCCAAGGTCCTTCTGCTTTGTACCGTGCATGACCAAAGTCAATGAGTACGGACTCCGGTAAGGACCCAGATAGATCCAGCATCACATTCTGATTGGTCACTTCATTGTGACTGATGGCTCCCTTTGCTCCATGCAAATAATCCAGACCTTCAAGGAGCCGCAAGACAAAGCGACGAGCATCCATAGGAGCGATGGTAAGTTCCCGCCTCAACCGATCCTGCACGGCCTCCCCGCTAATGAAGGTTGTCAATAGGAAATCCTTGGCCCCGTTGCCCGTATCAAGTTGACCGGCATCGACAAACGCGGTTATCGTCTGGTGCTTCAATGCACGCAACATTTCCACTTCACGGATCAGCCCGTTTTCAGTGAATTCATCGGCTTCCATCCTGTCGCGATGGAAGACCTTCATGAAGAAGAGGGAACCCTCTTCATTCCGGACCCGATAGGTATCGGCGTTCGCGCCGCTCTTAATGTGGAACTGGACAGTAAGGTCCGGGGATATCCGTTCGCCGCGTTGATACATGGCTTAGTCGGTAAGTAATCCGCCGGTATTGGTTGGCCGCTCATCATCCGGGGTCAATGCCCAGAGCTCACGACAAATGGGTGAAAGGGTTTCAACTGTGGGATTGGATGCCACCATGGCTCTGCCGCGCTCAAGTACGTTCGCTGCCTTTGCAGCATCTTTCCAATGCATCGACCTGAAGCTCTCCGAGTAGTATCGGATAATTCCCACCAATTGATACACCTCAGTCAGTTTGAAGAACAGATGATCCATCTCTTCCTTAACCCCATTCGCAACCCGCACATTCTTTTCAGCGAAGACTTGGTCCATCCGACCCTTAAGGTGCTGCACCATAATAGTTGTTTGCTGGTTCCCAAGTTCTGCGTTCGCCTTCACCAACTTCTCGTAGAGCTCCCGCATCTCGGCCTGCAATGCAGGCCACGAACTTTCTGTTCGCAAGTGATCCAGCCTGCGCATTAATGTCTTAAGCTGCTCCAACACCTCCTTCTTGGCATCGTAGTCCTTCCGATTCTGTTCGAAACGATCCCGCAGGCGATCCAACTCAGTCCGCGCCGTCACTACGTCGGACTCCTCCACACCTCAACTTCCGCCAACTCATCGATCTCGCTCGCGCAATTGTCCAGCTCGCGATCCAATCTGTCCGCATCCACCTCTCCCCTGGACTGAGTTGCTCGGGATCTCAAGGTCGATCTCCTCATCGAGGTGTGGAAAGAAGACCTTCATCCTCACCGGCCGCGCCACACCGCGATCGGTCACGATAGTGAGATCCACCTGGCTACCGGCTTAGCACCAGTGCCGGAACATCAGCGCCGGTAATAACGGCGTCGTAAATGTGCTCGTTCAGTATGGCTAGTGAGCCATGAGCATCCGTTCCTCCTTCGTAGATGGGTATGCGAACCACATCCTTGGCATTTCCCGGTCGCAGTTCACCAGAGGTGCGCAGCCCATTGCGGACACCCGTGGCAGGGAGTGACGCATTCTTCTCCAGCCCCTTGACAGCATCAAAGATCCGCTTCTTATCCTGAGAACGGAGGATCTCGATCCCGATGCTATTGGGCAGGGGCGCTGCAGATACCTGTGTACCCTGGATGATGTTGAAGACCTCCGGTTCGCATTCAATCCGGTTCCCTGTGGATCATAGACACGCACTAGGAAACTATTGACCGTGCCTTCCGCTCAGTTCCACCTCTACCACGTCCCCCTTAGAATCGACCGGACGACGACCACTTGCCCAAGTGCCATCACTTCGCTCGAATTCAAGCACGAGACCAGAGATCCTGTTGCTTCCAACCAACTTCACGGAAACGAACCTCCATTGTCTGGACCGAGGTGGATTCGTAGTTCAGGTCAAGTGGATCTATTAACATCGCGCGTGGCACCGGCCACCTCTTCGCTCACCTTGATGGTACACGCGTATAGCGCAGCACCTTCCGCAACAGCCGTCATCGGGTCCATCCGCGTATCGGGGCTCACATCTGCGTCATCATATCGCGAAGAATGGGCGAATAAGTCGGACCGCCCACCAGGATAACAGCGCTCAATGCTGAATGCTCCACATGGTTACGAGCTAATAGAGCCTTGGTCATGTCTATGGCTCGCTGGTAAACCGGTCCAATCACTTCGCTGAGCCGGTCCCTGGTAAGCACAAGATCAAGTTCCACATCGTTGCCCTCAGCATCCTTCAATGGGATTTCGCCTAGCTCGGATAGCAAACGATGTTCTGGCTTGAAGGACAATTGGATCTTGGCGATCTCTGCATAACGCTTCATGGCATCGCGAAGCAGCCCCAATTTGTCGGGATCTTCAAGCACATCATCCAAGGAATAGGTCTCCCGCAGGTAGGGAATGATCACCTCATCCACGATGGCGTAATCCAGGTTCTTACCACCGAGGTAATTGTCCCCCTCAGTATCGAGCACTTTAAGGAGCCCGTCCGTTGCCTTCACTAATGCGGTGTCAAAGGTGCCGCCCCCGAAGTCAAAGACCACCCATCGACCATTCTTTTCTGTATTGCCTAAGCCATAGGCCATGCAGGCGGCAAGGGGTTCTTGCAGCAATTCATACTGATCGAAACCCGCCAGTCTGGCCGCTCTACCCGTGGCATCCAACTGGTTCGCCCCGAACTTGGCTGGGACGGTGATCACTGCAGCATGCACATTCTCGTCCTGCACGAAGCTCTTCAGCTTCTTTAGAACCTCGGCAGAGAGTTCTTCGGAACTGAATTCCTTCTCCACCGACGCCGGTTTGTACCCTTTGTCAGCACCCATGGTCCGCTTGAACTCGATGAAAATGTTGTTCTCTATCTTCCAATTCGAAAGCGAGCGCAACCTGTCGCTTTGAAGCTGATTCAGCGATGTATCACCTACCATCAACACACCCTTACGATTCCATCCGACACAGGATGGTATGGTGTCATGTTGAAGGTCGGACTTCCGAATGACCGGTTGCCCATTCTCCATCCTAGCGATGGCTGAGTTCGTGGGTACCAAGGTCGATACCGTAATCAATGCGATTGCGTCCCATGTGCTTATCCTTGTGAAACCTGTATATCACCCAGTTTATCATTTTTCCTCGTGCAACACTGCGGGCTTGAACACTCGGGTAATGATGCGTTCATCCTTTCGGGTTCTCGTCAGAACAAATGCCGCGGGTAACCTTCATTCCCTCATCGAAGGCTTTGCCGAGGAGTTCCGGCAATTGGTAGCCAGACGCCTGTAAGTTTTCATGCATGCGTTTGACCGCAGCGGTCAGTTGCTTGTGCCCCTTCACGGATGCATCCATTTGTGCCAGGTTCTGTTCGATGCGCGTGACCTCGTCAGCCACTTTCAGCGCAAGACTGTGGTCGACTTCTGAAACGGCTTTAGACTGACTAACACAGGCTTGGCCTGTAGCAGTTTTTCCAAGCTGCATCAACTCGGCATCCACCTTCACGAGTTTGGCCTGGACGTCAGCATCGATCCTCTCCAACTCTGCGCCCACTGCACCTACGCGCTTGCCGAAGAAGCGCCGCAGCCCAAAGAACCCGGCATCAACAAGCCAGCCAACAGGCCACCCATTAGTATGGTAAAGAGCCAGTTGCGTCCAGATCGCGGCGGGTGACGGTAGCAATACGGCCCCTGCAACTCCTGACTCGAATGCCCCAGCTCGTTTCTTATCCCTTGGCTTCCACTTGCAAGCGCGAGGCGTCGGCCTGGACAGCAGAAACGGACGTCCAAGTTGGTAACCCATCCTTCATAGACGGCGTTCTTCGCCTCCAAACCCGAAACCTTGCCTTGCAGATGTACCAAGTTTCCTTTGGTCGCTTTCAGTTCACCCTCCAACGCCGAAACACGGCTGGCTATTGATTGGAGCACCGAATCGTCAACAGTCCTCGTCTGCTCGCCAACATCATCGAGGTCCTGCCCCCTATTTCCGGTGCCGACGCACAGTACCGCATGGTGCCAACAAAATCGTGGCATTGAACAGCATCGCACCAGTTCTGAGCAGCGCACCTTTCATGAGGTTCATTTTCAATGGAGCAAAATGGTTGCAAGCGTTAGAATGACGCCAATGGCAACAAAGGTGACCATGCAGCCCGAATTATTGGAGCGTTGAGCAGATCTAATCTTACCTGCAATGCTGCCCAATGTCTTCGCGTTGGCCTCAACATTCCTGCGTAGTTCGGC encodes the following:
- a CDS encoding ATP-binding protein — its product is MLFFDELDAMMPNRDNNLGHSYASEVNEFLVQMGNCSKDGVFMIAATNRPDLIDPAVLRAGRMDKVIFLPPPDMEARKAMFQLHLEERPLAADIDYIALAAETEGRVASDLEFLVNEAARIAYTEQAPIGQSHLLRAIRQNRPSVSAAELEKYVEMKKRLESGGAEGTRRPIGFAAKTKTQHDG
- a CDS encoding protein kinase, with translation MYQRGERISPDLTVQFHIKSGANADTYRVRNEEGSLFFMKVFHRDRMEADEFTENGLIREVEMLRALKHQTITAFVDAGQLDTGNGAKDFLLTTFISGEAVQDRLRRELTIAPMDARRFVLRLLEGLDYLHGAKGAISHNEVTNQNVMLDLSGSLPESVLIDFGHARYKAEGPWRPKQGHDPYYLAPECFDGESGPSADVFAAGVLYYHMLFGIPPWYLNISQYQAQRSDIHSALARKGRTS
- a CDS encoding Hsp70 family protein — translated: MENGQPVIRKSDLQHDTIPSCVGWNRKGVLMVGDTSLNQLQSDRLRSLSNWKIENNIFIEFKRTMGADKGYKPASVEKEFSSEELSAEVLKKLKSFVQDENVHAAVITVPAKFGANQLDATGRAARLAGFDQYELLQEPLAACMAYGLGNTEKNGRWVVFDFGGGTFDTALVKATDGLLKVLDTEGDNYLGGKNLDYAIVDEVIIPYLRETYSLDDVLEDPDKLGLLRDAMKRYAEIAKIQLSFKPEHRLLSELGEIPLKDAEGNDVELDLVLTRDRLSEVIGPVYQRAIDMTKALLARNHVEHSALSAVILVGGPTYSPILRDMMTQM
- a CDS encoding AAA family ATPase — protein: MASRSERALLYGPPGCGKTFIAEKFAEEAGLNFRYVKPSDLASIYVHGTQEKIGELFKDARETHRPCCSSMNWMP